A section of the Phacochoerus africanus isolate WHEZ1 chromosome 4, ROS_Pafr_v1, whole genome shotgun sequence genome encodes:
- the LOC125124428 gene encoding olfactory receptor 9I1-like: protein MAENNLTIVTEFILMGFADDPTLEMPLFLVFLSFYLVTLLGNVGMIILIQVDVQLHTPMYFFLSHLSLLDTCYASVITPQILATLTSDKTVISYGQCAAQFFFFTISAGTECFLLAVMAYDRYVAISNPLLYTVTMNPSISWSLAVGAYVCGISGAILRTTCTFTLSFCDDSQINFFFCDLPPLLKLACSDTTNAEIVIVFFGNFVILTNVLVILISYLLIIKAILRMNSSGGRVKAFSTCAAHLTAVALFFGTLIFMYLRSSSGTSLEADKVVSVFYTVVIPMLNPLIYSLRNKDVKAAFRKVTGRLQVSQSR, encoded by the coding sequence ATGGCCGAGAACAATCTGACCATAGTAACTGAGTTCATCCTCATGGGCTTTGCTGATGATCCTACGTTGGAGATGCCTCTCTTCCTGGTGTTCCTGAGTTTCTATCTAGTCACCCTTCTGGGGAATGTGGGGATGATCATTCTGATCCAAGTGGATGTCCAACTCCACACCCCAATGTACTTCTTCTTGAGCCACCTCTCCCTGTTGGACACCTGCTATGCTTCAGTCATCACCCCTCAGATCCTGGCCACACTGACCTCAGACAAGACAGTCATCTCCTATGGCCAATGTGCTGCCCAGTTCTTTTTCTTCACCATTAGTGCAGGTACAGAGTGTTTCTTGCTGGCAGTGATGGCCTATGATCGCTATGTTGCTATTAGCAACCCACTGCTCTACACTGTGACCATGAACCCCAGCATCAGCTGGAGTCTAGCGGTGGGAGCCTATGTCTGTGGCATATCGGGGGCCATCCTGCGTACCACCTGCACCTTTACCCTCTCCTTCTGTGATGACAGTCAGATCAACTTCTTCTTCTGCGACCTCCCGCCCCTGCTGAAGCTGGCCTGCAGTGACACAACAAATGCAGAGATTGTCATTGTCTTCTTTGGCAACTTTGTGATTTTGACCAATGTTTTGGTCATCCTGATCTCCTACCTGCTGATCATCAAGGCCATTTTGAGGATGAACTCTTCAGGTGGCAGGGTGAAGGCTTTTTCCACGTGTGCTGCCcacctcactgctgtggcccttTTCTTCGGGACCCTCATCTTCATGTATCTGCGGAGCAGTTCGGGCACATCCTTGGAGGCAGACAAGGTGGTATCTGTCTTCTACACTGTCGTCATCCCCATGCTGAACCCTCTgatctacagcctgagaaacaaGGATGTGAAAGCGGCCTTCAGGAAGGTCACTGGTAGACTCCAGGTGTCCCAGAGCAGGTAA